One Ailuropoda melanoleuca isolate Jingjing chromosome 14, ASM200744v2, whole genome shotgun sequence DNA segment encodes these proteins:
- the LOC100472740 gene encoding LOW QUALITY PROTEIN: 26S proteasome regulatory subunit 10B (The sequence of the model RefSeq protein was modified relative to this genomic sequence to represent the inferred CDS: inserted 2 bases in 1 codon; deleted 1 base in 1 codon): MADPRDKALQDYRKKLLEHKEIDXRLKELREQLKELTKQYEKSENDLKALQSVGQIVGEVLKQLTEEKFIVKATNGPRYVVGCRRQLDKSKLKPGTRVALDMTTLTIMRYLPREVDPLVYNMSHEDPGNVSYSEIGGLSGQIRELREVIELPLTNPELFQRVGIIPPKGCLLYGPPGTGKTLLARAVASQLDCNLLKVVSSSIVDKYIGESACLIREMFNYARDHQPCIIFMDEINAIGGRRFSEGTSADREIQRTLMELLNQMDGFDTLHRVKMIMATNRPDTLDPALLRPGRLDRKIHIDLPNEQARLDILKIHAGPTTKHGEIDYEAIVKLSDGFNGADLRNVCTEAGMFAIRADHDFVVQEDFMKAVRKVADSKKLESKLDYKPV; this comes from the exons ATGGCGGACCCTAGAGATAAGGCGCTTCAGGACTACCGCAAGAAGCTGCTGGAGCACAAGGAGATTGA CCGCCTCAAGGAGTTAAGGGAACAATTAAAAGAACTTACCAAGCAGTATGAAAAGTCTGAAAATGATCTGAAGGCCCTACAAAGTGTTGGGCAGATTGTAGGTGAAGTACTTAAGCAACTAACTGAAGAAAAATTCATTGTGAAAGCTACAAATGGACCAAGATATGTTGTGGGCTGCCGTCGACAGCTTGATAAAAGTAAGCTGAAGCCAGGAACAAGAGTTGCTTTGGATATGACTACACTAACTATCATGAGATATTTGCCAAGGGAAGTGGATCCATTGGTCTACAACATGTCTCATGAGGACCCTGGGAATGTTTCTTATTCTGAAATTGGAGGACTATCAGGACAGATTCGGGAATTAAGAGAGGTGATAGAATTACCTCTTACAAACCCAGAATTATTCCAGCGTGTAGGAATAATACCTCCAAAAGGCTGTTTGTTATATGGACCACCAGGCACAGGAAAAACACTCTTGGCACGAGCTGTTGCTAGCCAGCTGGACTGCAACTTATTAAAGGTTGTATCTAGTTCTATTGTAGACAAGTACATTGGTGAAAGTGCTTGTTTGATCAGAGAAATGTTTAATTATGCCAGGGATCATCAACCATGCATTATTTTTATGGATGAAATAAATGCTATTGGTGGTCGTCGGTTTTCTGAGGGTACTTCAGCTGATAGAGAGATTCAGAGAACTTTGATGGAGTTACTAAATCAAATGGATGGA TTTGATACTCTACATAGAGTTAAAATGATCATGGCTACAAACAGACCAGATACACTGGATCCTGCTTTGCTTCGTCCAGGAAGATTagatagaaaaatacatattgattTACCAAACGAACAAGCAAGATTAGATATATTGAAAATCCATGCAGGTCCCACTACAAAGCATGGTGAAATAGATTATGAAGCAATTGTGAAGCTTTCAGATGGCTTTAATGGAGCAGACCTGAGAAATGTTTGTACTGAAGCAGGTATGTTTGCAATTCGTGCTGATCATGATTTTGTAGTACAGGAAGACTTCATGAAAGCAGTCAGAAAAGTGGCTGATTCTAAGAAGCTAGAGTCTAAATTGGACTACAAACCTGTGTAA